From Brassica oleracea var. oleracea cultivar TO1000 chromosome C3, BOL, whole genome shotgun sequence, a single genomic window includes:
- the LOC106331418 gene encoding tropinone reductase homolog At2g29310 isoform X2, producing MESSRYDCSCDRWSQRSRISRKQYVCGKLRYAIVEELASFGARIHVCDISETFLNQSLSEWEKKGFQVSGSICDATSRPQRETLIQKVSALFDGKLNILVNNVGVLRGKPTTEYVAEDFTFHISTNLEPAFHFSQLSHPLLKGSGYGSIIFISSVAGIVSVDCGSIYGLTKGALNQLTRNLACEWAKDGIRSNAVSPNVIRTPLSQTYLDNVRYKEGLFNRTPLGRAAEPNDVASLVVFLCLPAASYITGQTICVDGGFTVNGFSYQPNA from the exons ATGGAGTCTTCAAGGTATGACTGCTCTTGTGACCGGTGGAGCCAGCGGAGTCGG ATTTCAAGAAAACAATATGTTTGTGGAAAGCTTAGGTATGCCATAGTAGAAGAGTTAGCTAGTTTTGGAGCTAGAATCCACGTATGCGACATCTCTGAAACATTTCTCAATCAAAGTTTAAGCGAATGGGAAAAGAAAGGGTTTCAAGTGAGTGGCTCAATCTGTGATGCAACCTCTCGTCCTCAGAGAGAAACGTTAATACAAAAAGTGTCCGCGCTATTCGATGGCAAACTCAACATTCTT GTGAACAATGTGGGCGTACTTCGTGGGAAGCCAACAACAGAATATGTTGCAGAGGATTTCACTTTCCACATCTCAACAAACTTAGAACCTGCTTTCCATTTTTCTCAGCTTTCACATCCTCTTTTAAAGGGTTCAGGCTACGGAAGCATCATCTTCATTTCCTCGGTTGCAGGAATTGTATCGGTTGACTGTGGATCCATTTACGGTCTAACAAAAG GAGCTTTGAATCAGCTAACTAGAAATTTGGCGTGTGAATGGGCCAAAGATGGTATAAGATCCAACGCTGTTTCGCCTAATGTTATAAGGACTCCTCTGTCCCAAACT TATCTTGACAACGTTAGATACAAAGAAGGACTGTTCAATAGAACTCCACTGGGTCGCGCTGCAGAGCCCAATGACGTTGCATCACTAGTGGTATTCTTGTGTCTACCTGCAGCTTCTTATATCACTGGTCAAACCATTTGTGTTGATGGAGGCTTCACTGTTAATGGCTTCTCCTATCAACCAAATGCTTGA
- the LOC106331418 gene encoding tropinone reductase homolog At2g29310 isoform X1, with amino-acid sequence MDKRWSLQGMTALVTGGASGVGYAIVEELASFGARIHVCDISETFLNQSLSEWEKKGFQVSGSICDATSRPQRETLIQKVSALFDGKLNILVNNVGVLRGKPTTEYVAEDFTFHISTNLEPAFHFSQLSHPLLKGSGYGSIIFISSVAGIVSVDCGSIYGLTKGALNQLTRNLACEWAKDGIRSNAVSPNVIRTPLSQTYLDNVRYKEGLFNRTPLGRAAEPNDVASLVVFLCLPAASYITGQTICVDGGFTVNGFSYQPNA; translated from the exons ATGGATAAAAGATGGAGTCTTCAAGGTATGACTGCTCTTGTGACCGGTGGAGCCAGCGGAGTCGG GTATGCCATAGTAGAAGAGTTAGCTAGTTTTGGAGCTAGAATCCACGTATGCGACATCTCTGAAACATTTCTCAATCAAAGTTTAAGCGAATGGGAAAAGAAAGGGTTTCAAGTGAGTGGCTCAATCTGTGATGCAACCTCTCGTCCTCAGAGAGAAACGTTAATACAAAAAGTGTCCGCGCTATTCGATGGCAAACTCAACATTCTT GTGAACAATGTGGGCGTACTTCGTGGGAAGCCAACAACAGAATATGTTGCAGAGGATTTCACTTTCCACATCTCAACAAACTTAGAACCTGCTTTCCATTTTTCTCAGCTTTCACATCCTCTTTTAAAGGGTTCAGGCTACGGAAGCATCATCTTCATTTCCTCGGTTGCAGGAATTGTATCGGTTGACTGTGGATCCATTTACGGTCTAACAAAAG GAGCTTTGAATCAGCTAACTAGAAATTTGGCGTGTGAATGGGCCAAAGATGGTATAAGATCCAACGCTGTTTCGCCTAATGTTATAAGGACTCCTCTGTCCCAAACT TATCTTGACAACGTTAGATACAAAGAAGGACTGTTCAATAGAACTCCACTGGGTCGCGCTGCAGAGCCCAATGACGTTGCATCACTAGTGGTATTCTTGTGTCTACCTGCAGCTTCTTATATCACTGGTCAAACCATTTGTGTTGATGGAGGCTTCACTGTTAATGGCTTCTCCTATCAACCAAATGCTTGA